The sequence CGCCCTTCCATCAGACGGTTCATAGCCTGTTGGATCAGTAATTCCGTCCGTGTATCGACACTTGACGTCGCTTCATCCAAAATCATGATTGCAGGATTTGCGAGAACCGCACGCGCAATCGTGATGAGCTGCTTTTGGCCTTGTGAAATATTAGATGCTTCTTCGTTTAAAACAGTGTCATAACCTTCTGGCAATGTACGGATAAAGTGATCAGCATGAGCCATTTTTGATGCAGCGAAAATCTCATCGTCCGTTGCACCCTCTTTTCCGAACGCAATATTGTCTTTAATCGTGCCATTGAAGAGCCATGTATCTTGCAGAACCATACCAAACGTCTTTCGTAGGTCTTCACGCGACATACTGCGTGTATCGAGCCCATCAATGGTGATTTTACCGCTATTTAATTCGTAAAAACGCATTAATAAATTAATCAAAGTCGTTTTCCCAGCACCCGTAGGTCCGACGATAGCGACCGTTTGACCTGGAGCAACATCAAGATTCATATCTTGAATAAGCAAGTCTTCTCCATAGCCAAAGTCAACGTGTTCAAATGCTACGGCACCTTTTGCACGTGACAACGTCACTGTCGTTACTTCTGTGATTTCCTCGACCTCATCGAGCAGCTCAAAGACACGTTCTGCTGCCGCAACGGTGGACTGAATGACATTGGCAATATTCGCTGTTTGCATAATCGGCTGCGAAAATTGGCGTGTATACGTAATAAACGCTTGAATATCCCCGATGGAAATGGCACGTTGCGTCACCAAGATACCCCCAACAACACAGATGACAACATAGCTCAAGTTACCAATCAAAGACATCATCGGCATAATAATACCCGAGATGAATTGGGCTTTACGCCCCGCATCGTATAGTTGTTCATTGACTTCATCAAATTCTGCTATGGATTTTTGCTCATGGCCAAACGCTTTGACAACTTGATGACCTGTATACATTTCTTCAATATGACCATTCAATTCACCGAGTGTCCGTTGCTGATCAGCAAAATGTTTTTGTGACCGTTTCAAAATCGGTCGAATGCCAAACATCGACAAAGGTAGACTGATAAGTGCAATCAATGTAAGAATCGGACTAATGAACAACATCATCGCCAGAATCCCGACAATCGTCACAATGGACGTGATAAATTGCGTCAAACTCTGTTGCAAGGTGCTACCAATTGTATCGATATCATTAGTTACTCGACTTAATGTTTCACCGACAGGGCGTCCATCATAATATTTCAGCGGCAGCTTCTTCAACTTACCGTTGACGTCCTCTCGCAAATCATAGACTGTTTTCTGTGCCACACTCGACATAATATATTGCTGAATATAGCTAAACAAACTACTAATTACATAGAGCCCACCTAATAATAGCAGTAAGTTTCCAATGGCGTAAAAATCTATTGCCGCTCCAGGCACCTCATTAAACTTGCCATACGCCCCTTCAAATAATTCTGTAATGGCATCCCCCATTATTTTAGGGCCAACAATGGAAAACACCGTACTCAAAATAGCTGCGACGAGTACTGCAATTAATTGATTTTGACGTGGTTTTAAATAGCGAATCAGGCGTCGTAATGTCCCTTTAAAGTCCTTAGCCTTTTGTCCGGTCATCATCATATTACCCCCGCTACCAGGTCCCATTTGAGCGCCGCCTTGAGGGTTCGATTTTTTA comes from Sporosarcina sp. FSL K6-3457 and encodes:
- a CDS encoding ABC transporter ATP-binding protein, which produces MSEHKKSNPQGGAQMGPGSGGNMMMTGQKAKDFKGTLRRLIRYLKPRQNQLIAVLVAAILSTVFSIVGPKIMGDAITELFEGAYGKFNEVPGAAIDFYAIGNLLLLLGGLYVISSLFSYIQQYIMSSVAQKTVYDLREDVNGKLKKLPLKYYDGRPVGETLSRVTNDIDTIGSTLQQSLTQFITSIVTIVGILAMMLFISPILTLIALISLPLSMFGIRPILKRSQKHFADQQRTLGELNGHIEEMYTGHQVVKAFGHEQKSIAEFDEVNEQLYDAGRKAQFISGIIMPMMSLIGNLSYVVICVVGGILVTQRAISIGDIQAFITYTRQFSQPIMQTANIANVIQSTVAAAERVFELLDEVEEITEVTTVTLSRAKGAVAFEHVDFGYGEDLLIQDMNLDVAPGQTVAIVGPTGAGKTTLINLLMRFYELNSGKITIDGLDTRSMSREDLRKTFGMVLQDTWLFNGTIKDNIAFGKEGATDDEIFAASKMAHADHFIRTLPEGYDTVLNEEASNISQGQKQLITIARAVLANPAIMILDEATSSVDTRTELLIQQAMNRLMEGRTSFVIAHRLSTIRDADLIIVMDQGTVIEQGTHDELLEDNGFYAELYNSQFSEDTAV